One window of Myxococcus virescens genomic DNA carries:
- a CDS encoding exopolysaccharide biosynthesis protein: MSTPSPTPSSSTGFSDTHAQLSATLRALSARLPESLTVRELMQACGEQGLLLFCCILTFPFLLPVSIPGVSTVFGLLIVLIGVGVTFNRTPWLPRKLLDKPLLRTNLAPALDKGADVFTKYVDKMSKPRLLALTHGSSTNRFNGFMLFFAGVLLMMPFGLIPFSNTLPALAALFFAIGILQRDGYFILMGHGMTVGSLTYFTVIIYGAVQGGRSLASVFGGG, translated from the coding sequence ATGTCGACGCCTTCGCCCACCCCCTCTTCGTCCACGGGTTTCTCGGACACCCATGCCCAGCTCTCCGCCACCCTCCGCGCGCTGTCCGCGCGGTTGCCCGAATCCCTGACGGTGCGGGAGCTGATGCAGGCGTGTGGTGAGCAGGGCCTGCTGCTCTTCTGCTGCATCCTGACCTTCCCCTTCCTGCTGCCCGTGTCGATTCCGGGCGTGTCCACGGTGTTCGGCCTGCTCATCGTCCTCATCGGCGTGGGCGTGACGTTCAACCGGACGCCCTGGCTGCCCCGGAAGCTGCTGGACAAGCCGCTGCTGCGCACCAACCTGGCCCCGGCGCTGGACAAGGGCGCGGACGTCTTCACCAAGTACGTGGACAAGATGAGCAAGCCGCGGCTGTTGGCGCTCACGCACGGCTCCAGCACCAACCGCTTCAACGGCTTCATGCTCTTCTTCGCGGGCGTGCTGCTGATGATGCCGTTCGGCCTGATTCCCTTCAGCAACACGTTGCCCGCGCTGGCCGCGCTCTTCTTCGCCATCGGCATCCTGCAGCGCGACGGCTACTTCATCCTCATGGGGCATGGGATGACGGTGGGGTCGCTCACCTACTTCACCGTCATCATCTACGGCGCCGTGCAGGGGGGCCGCAGCCTGGCCAGTGTCTTCGGCGGGGGCTGA
- a CDS encoding DUF2378 family protein produces MENPEPLVFQQSFQGLLRALGDDLDDACVGRLREAGLDARGSLALAYPLKVWVAALKVAAATLAPEAPLDEAAAVVGRRFVEGFSSTLIGSALLGTVRLLGPQRMLARMTRNLRTGTNYLETHMEQRGPTRYELTCRPVVVAGFYVGLFLAGLEASGAKHPSVQIVRREGEEAVYDIAWS; encoded by the coding sequence TTGGAAAATCCCGAACCCCTTGTATTCCAGCAGAGCTTCCAGGGACTGCTTCGCGCCTTGGGTGATGACCTGGATGACGCGTGCGTGGGCCGTCTGCGTGAGGCGGGCCTCGATGCGCGAGGCTCGCTGGCCCTGGCCTATCCCTTGAAAGTCTGGGTGGCCGCGCTGAAGGTCGCCGCGGCCACGCTGGCACCGGAGGCGCCCTTGGACGAGGCCGCCGCGGTGGTGGGGCGGCGCTTCGTGGAGGGCTTCAGCTCCACGCTCATCGGCAGCGCGCTGCTAGGCACCGTGCGGCTCCTGGGGCCGCAGCGCATGCTGGCGCGGATGACGCGCAACCTGCGCACGGGCACCAACTATCTGGAAACGCACATGGAGCAGCGGGGGCCCACCCGGTATGAGCTGACGTGCCGGCCCGTGGTGGTGGCGGGCTTCTACGTGGGGCTCTTCCTGGCGGGGCTGGAGGCCAGCGGGGCCAAGCACCCCTCGGTCCAGATTGTCCGGAGGGAGGGCGAGGAGGCGGTGTACGACATCGCTTGGAGCTGA
- a CDS encoding SDR family oxidoreductase, which produces MNTPSRHLFVAGATGATGRTLMRQALSRGAPPVLAHVRPKSADSDLVRPWPHKAVVELSDGETLVEMMRGCTTVLQLIGTMRKRFGSGDTYETSDIGTTRQLVEAAKRAGVDHLVLLSSVGAGRPVGAYLKAKAEAERLVRDSGIPWTVVRPPAFEGEYHHINPVLRALTRLPPLRNMRPIHLDQLAAVLLRVSEQRAPLNQVLEGDTLWAEVAAAGA; this is translated from the coding sequence ATGAACACGCCCTCTCGTCATCTCTTCGTCGCTGGTGCCACGGGTGCCACGGGCCGCACGCTGATGCGACAGGCGCTGTCTCGCGGTGCGCCGCCTGTCCTCGCGCATGTGCGCCCCAAGAGCGCGGACAGTGACCTGGTCCGCCCCTGGCCCCACAAGGCCGTGGTGGAGCTGTCTGACGGTGAGACGCTGGTGGAGATGATGCGCGGCTGCACCACGGTGCTCCAGTTGATTGGCACCATGCGCAAGCGCTTCGGGTCGGGCGACACGTATGAGACGAGCGACATCGGCACCACGCGGCAGTTGGTGGAGGCCGCGAAGCGCGCGGGGGTAGACCACCTGGTGCTGCTCAGCTCCGTGGGCGCGGGCCGGCCGGTGGGCGCGTACCTCAAGGCCAAGGCGGAGGCGGAGCGGCTGGTGCGCGACAGCGGAATCCCCTGGACCGTGGTGCGCCCGCCCGCCTTCGAGGGCGAGTACCACCACATCAACCCCGTGCTGCGCGCCCTCACCCGCCTGCCACCGCTGAGGAACATGCGGCCCATCCACCTGGACCAGCTCGCCGCCGTGCTGCTGCGCGTCTCCGAGCAGCGCGCGCCGCTGAACCAGGTACTGGAGGGCGACACGCTCTGGGCCGAGGTCGCTGCCGCGGGCGCCTGA